In Calypte anna isolate BGI_N300 chromosome 5, bCalAnn1_v1.p, whole genome shotgun sequence, the sequence CATCACTAGCCCAAAGAACTAGTGatgaaaattattctgtctTTTTCTAGAGCTCTTCATTTGTATTCCTAAAGCATTTATGggaagctggagcagagcaagggaCAAGTCACTGAACTCAGAACCTGAAAACTGAGCCACTAAGTCACTACATAGTCACTTACTCACTACACAGTGACTTAGAGGGTGTAacttccttcctctgccagtTTCCCTGTCCCTATTTTTAAAGTCTCAGACATGCATAGTAATTACATCAGTGAGACATTAAGAAGTTACATTCTCTGCAGAGTAGAGATCTTTCAAAAAGTGGGATGTTTATGGATGGCTTCTTCCATTCCTACCTTTTGGGATTTCCTTTGTGCTGCTTTAATGAGTGTGCCTGTAGCACCAATTGATTAGCTCAGGCTGCTTTGattttgctgtgctgtggggaACAATGAATTTCCCCACAAACTTTATTCTCCTTGATAAAGGTGTGATTTCTTGAGCCTTAGACTCATTAGAAAATACTTATATAACCTTTTATCTCTGTTCACAAGTACTTAACATGGAAATTCTGTGAGAACTAGGAATtctgcaggaggcaggggaaCCACTAGGATTTCctcaggggaaaagaaaaacccaaacatggtATTTTTCCCTAATTTTAAGCTCCAGGGCATTTATAGTGGCTCACTCACTCTGTGTATTGGAAGGCTGCTTGGGAGCTGTTGAAAGGAGATGCTTGCTGCGTGTCCTAATACCACTGGCAATAGTCTTCACCTTCATATACCAGGAAAAGGAAGTAGAACTCTCTAAGCTGCATATTTTAGTTTCCTTGCAGACAGTTTGGTTTAGTACCACGTATGTTACCTGTGATAATGGGTTCAGGGATGTGTTTTCATAATTCTTACTTATGTATCTTGGGCTTTTGCTTGTTTTACAGCTGACTATGAGCTCACCCAACTCCAGGAAAAActgagagagacagaagaaGCTATGGAAAAATTAATCGACAGAGTAGGGCTGAGCTGTGACAGGTATGTTTCAAATTACAGCATTTGAAGAAGGAATTTATCTTGGACTAGGATTTAAATTTTCATACGTCAGTTATATTAAAACAGTACTTTTATACTACTTCAAATTGCAGAAATTTGATTTAAACATCACACTTTTTGTTCtgagtttttttcccagagtctacaattaaaataaataattttttccaagttCATTTTCCTTAAACAGAAAAGCAACTATCCCTACCCTCCCCCTTTGTATAGTGCACTATTTGGAAGATAATGACAGGTATGTATAAACAGAAAGTAAAACATCTACAtataaagtatttaaaacaaCCTGTCTTACATGACTAAAGCATTTCTTACATTATAAAGGAAGACTGTTAACAAGTCTATGTTTTTCATAAGGTGTGTCTTTAAGTTGCCAGAAATAGGCTTATGAGCTGCCCAGACAGTGTGCTGACTCTCAggacagattttatttttttttttactgagaaaatGGGTCTGATCCAATATTTGTTTCACTCTATGTTATTGGCTCAGAGCCTTTGTTTAGCAGAACTTCCCTTCTTTGTTCAACAAAACTATTTATATAGATGGATCTAAAAGCCTTAGGGGAAATCAGCATTGTAATCTAATAAAGAATTCTGCGTGCAGCCTCTTTaaagagagggggggaaagcaTCTCTAGATGGAGCAAATAGCTGTTTTTCAAATACCCACAGATTTTCAAGCTATGTTAATCTACACTGTGATACTCATCAAGTACTCATCCAGTAATATAGGATgaacatctgaaataaaatgtatggTTAAAAAGTATAATTAGATCACAGAGTACAGTGCTGGGTTTATTCAGTCTGAATGTtgataatttaaataaaaaggaaagaggaagagagcaAAAATTACTTGAGTTCCATTTATTACTTTGCAGTTAAACAGAAATCCTTACAACAGAAAAgagccagaaaaagaaaaaactggtATTAAACTTAAACTAATGCTGAAAGACCCCAAGTGATACCATAGCCCATTACACTTGCCATGGCAAAGAGACTCCAAGTCTGCCAGGTGAAGTAATaataaccaaaccaaaagacCTATTTGGCATTGTCACAAAAAAGCCTGTATCACCAAAACGCACAGGAATAGTTCTGAGATCTGAGCTGGTGCTGCTCTGTCCACTCAGGATACTTCAGGAGCATTCTTGAGGAAACTTTCTGATCAGTGTAAGAGTAAGACACCTTGGCATGTGACTGAGCACTTTGGGACCTTACAAAACATAAGCATTGCCCCTATGACTACTGTAGCTGTGTTGAAGCTACAaacacacagaacaaaaataatgaaatcatCTTATAGTGTAAAACTTTTTTATCTGTTGTCTTCTTAGTACTCATAAGTGCTATACCCTGGTAAATCTCCTGTGTGCAGGCACCAGATGTCTTATACATTGCCAGCTTCCAATAGCAGCTCTTCCTAGAGGCCTTTTAGAAATAGTGCATGGACTTTGATTTTTCACTCTCTCCAGGGAAATTTGTCCTTTAAGCAAGGTATCTGGAGGGGTAATACTCTGAAATAAAGAGACCTTGTGTTGCAATATGACAGCTATGTTTTCTAATGAGAGTATCCAGCGTATCAGGAATTTTCCTCTATGAAATGCCACAGTAATGCAGCTGCACTGATTGATCCTATTATCTGATCTAGCATATCTCCCCATTGTGTTAAGCAGACAGGCCTCTCTGTCTTTATCCAAGTGACAGATATTAAAATTACATACACTTTTGTCTATCAAAGGAGGAGTAGTTCAGCAGTTCAATTACAGCTTCTGTCAAAGACAGCTAGCTGAtgaaatcctttctttttgtgtgcCTTCATTATCTCAAATTCTACATCTGCATAACCCAGGCTTTTGAGAAGATGCTGTCTCACAGCTTCACTTGTTCTACAGAACAAACTGCCACTGCCAGGTGAGGGGGCTCAGTGCAACCTCCATATAGGCTTGGGACCATAGCAGCTTTTCAAACTGCAGGGCAAAGTGCCCCTCGGGGGAAGCACAGAGAAGTGATGTTCAGCTTTGTGCTCTCAGTCAGTGTTAGCTGGGTAGCTGCCAAGGGAACCAGTGGGCCTGCTCCTGAGCCAGGTTCAGCTGTGTGTGGATCTGAGCACAAAAACTAGCCCAGGGCCAGAACTTGGATCACCATCACGAAAACCAGCAATATGATGTTGATGTCTTTGGCTTTGAACCAGTATGACTCTGCTGCCTTTAGTGGAGTAACTATCATGCCACTGTCAGACATGTGTTGAATTAGCATAAAGCACCTGTTGAAGTGCTGCTCTATTCACACCAGTTAGTAAGAGGAAAGACTTAAGGTGGATGATGCACATTTTCAAGGTTATTCATGACATTCATGTACCTGAAAAAAGGTTAAGATAGATACTGATCACCTAAATCCAAACCTGTTGATCTAATTTCCAGCTTCCCTCTTCCCATCTCACCCCTAAGATTCACCGAGCAGCTGTCTGATCCTGGACATTCCCTGTCTGTCTGATGGGCTGGAAATCACCAGAGATCATCTGTCTTACCTCACATAGCACCAGTTCAGCATTCTGTGCAGGTTGAGGGCCCCTCTCTCTGATTAACTGGGGGTCATAGATCCTGCCATAACACAGTGAGATTCAATAGACCACCAGAGTAGTGCCTCAGTCCCCAGAGAGGCTTCAGGTGGCACTTACAGAGATCAAACATCTGTTCAAGACCAAATTGAAACACAGAGTAAAACAAGCACAAGAGCAAGAACCACTTTCACCCCAGGTGCAGCCAGTGTCTTTCTTATTCTGACTGAGTTATACAGTAGAACTCAGATCACCACCCtccacataatttttttcctttgtctctaACATTTTTAGGagactatttttttccataaataacATATAATGACTACATGATCTTATCTCTTGGAAGCATTTTGTTACAACAGTAATTGCATTACCTGAGCAGTAGTAATTACTAGACTCAGTAGTGTAGAACCGCCCAGAATTATTGCTTAGTTTTAATACAATAAAAGCCTCAGTCCTCTCTACTCTTCCTCTGATTCTAAAGACAAGTTAAACGTTTTAAATTTAGCATGGGTTATGAATTATATATTCTTACATTGTTTCAAACAAGGCATGGCTCTCTAATTCTCACCTAACACTCTTCTAAAGGCCAGACATTTCTGTAGTGTCTTTTGTACCATAACTCTTGCTTGTGTGTCACTTTCATTTTGCTCTCACATTGGCTGTATCTTCCTTCCTTTGCCTGTTTAGGTTTGCAGGCTCTCTGGATAAATGGATAAATCTTTACACTCGGCTGAAGTGCAGACCAAGTGCAGGTGTTGAAAAAAGTGATCACACAGCAGCCAGATTTCCTTATTCTGTGTGGCTGGGATGGACCAAACAGTTGGGTTCAAAATCTGTTAATAGTTTGTAATAATAGTGGACTGAATTCTGTTGTCTAATATTTTCTAGCAGAACTCAAAATGTTACAACAGACCAGGAGCAAAGGTTGCTTCATCAACTCCGAGAAATTACTAGAGttatgaaagaaggaaaatttgtAGATGACATCTCTCCTGAGAAGGAAGCTGAAGAAGCTCCTTACATGGAGGATTGGGACGGTAAGCCAAGAGCTTTTCTTGCCATTACCCTAATGAGAAAAATTGAATAAGTATTACTTATAGTCCcagatattttcaaaatttgttGTTATCTTTaacctttcttttcagaagtcAGTGTTCAAAATTTtgcaggaggttttttttttcccaaccgtaatagaaagaaaatagattttgaGACACCCAGCATTTCCTTTAGTGTAAACACTACACTATCTGCTGCCAAAAGTGGCATATGAATTTTCACATAtgctccatctgctgctgagtctTGGCTGCTGGAGGTTTATATCTTTCCCTGTCTTTCCTGGGGTAGATTTCATGCAAAATCACAAAACTCTTGGAAATGAGAATCAGTATGTTTTGAATAACTTACAGGTTTTTACTTTTGATTAGTCACTCTTTGTTTACTCTTGTGTTGTATAAAAGTCAATTACAGGAagtatgtcttttaaaaattgtttactTTAATAtcctttctgtttcttggtGTTTACTTGTTACATAAATGTGTTTTCAAGATATCCTAGCTGAGCTGCTCACTgtcataattttaaatgcagactTAATTCCTTGTTCTTTAAGAAGCTTTCAAAAATGATCCAGAGCATAAAGCATAAACAGTGGCCTTGAGCTGTTTTCTTAAGCCAGGCTCATGTTgcattttctaaaatgaaatgcaCAAAGTCATTGACATACCTGTTATTTCAACTTTATAAATAATGCTCTTTATAGCAAAAGTCTTCAAAATATGCTTCAGTCAATCTGtagacagaaacaaaaaaatacaaattgttcTATGTAAAGATCTAAAACAGGTAATTTTCGCCTGTTAGGTCCCACAGCTTTCAGCAAAGCTCAGATATTCACTCCTGAAAGTCAGGGTTGATATCCTGGTTTCCTAAAAATAGAGTGGGCTTTTCTCATCATCTTCCAAGAAGTCATGTTTTGCACATTCTTGCCATGGATTTAACACTGTGACATAATAATGCATTAAATGGGTGATGCTTATACTGGCAGTGCTAAAAACAACTGTTCTAACAAACTTGTGCATACATCACTGAAGTCAGTACTACTTTTAAACGTAACATTTCAATCTGCATATCACTTTATTCCTAAGGTTACTCAGAAGAGACCTATCCTGTCTATAATTCTGATTGCTTCAAACGCAAGTGGGACACAATCCTTGTAGATTACCCTGACCTGAGCCAGCCCTCtccagaggagctggcagaaagaCTGGAGGGCTTGGAAGATGAAGAGCAGCTGTGTGAGGAAACCCTGTTAGCTGATCTCACTATAGGTCATgatttaatgcagaaaaataatgaggTAACCGGCAGCAGTGAAGATGAGAGGGATCTTCAGCACAGCCACCACCTTGAGGAGTGCTGCTGTTATTATGAGGATGAGGATCCTGCAGTGATAGCAGAAAATGCTGGATTCTGCTGTGAGAGCTGCagtgaagcagaagcagaagcagaagagtcCACCCAAGAGGACCTGTGTGTGgagtcagaaaatgaaaatgcagcagTGGAAGAGCAGAAAGGTGATGATTTGGATGAAACAGTCACACTGAGGAAGCGCAACACAAAAGGACTTGAGTACTAGAGACACTGATGGATGTTATTTAGGTAGTGAATGTAGAGGTCATAAACTGTCATTTATGTGGTTTTGTTCCTGATGAAGACTTCTCTGTGTTCGTGTCCTTGTAGCAAGTTCATTCCATGGTAACAGTCACATCACCTGCTTGCACTGGGAGCCAATGCACGTGTTCCTTGTGGCTTGTCCTGGCATTGCCCACAGAGCTCTCTCCTTGCTTCTCAGACTGGTATCTTGGAGCAGATTATTCAGTTCAGTTATCTGGGATTCTTCCcaattctgaagaaaagctccTTGTTTTTGCCCTTTGTAATCCCAGAGTTACTCAAATGTCTCTTCTGACTCTCTCAAGAACATGTGTTTGTGTGCTACCAGTTATGAGAAATACTCAAATCCATAGATATGTATTTGAGATTACCAggaagctggaggagaaagTGTGCCATCTTTCTCTTACCTGAATGTTAACTGATAACAGAACAGGCCATAGTCACACATGACTCTTTTTCAAGTGTATAATTGCTGTGGTACACCCAAGAAACTTATTTGTCACTACAATCGACAAAATTCATATAGTACCCCAAGCTACAGCCCATTTCCCAGCTTTTTCCATGCTGTGGCACCAGTTGCCTGATCTGTGCTGTGTTCCAGGAAGGGCATGAGCAAGACTGAAATGTTCAGAGTTGTTCTTTCTTTATCATTAGCCATGGTGAAACATCTTGGTGAAACTGCCAAGGGAGTGCAGGAATCAGACCATACTTTGTGTAAGAGAACACCAAAAAACATTCCTGGTGACTGAAAAAAGAATAAGTAAGTATAAGCATTGAGAAGTGTTCACTGCCACAGGTGGTGTGAGTGCTTCTTTCCTATCCCCTATCCCTCtcctctatttaaaaaaaaaaaaaacaaaccacagcaaGCAACCCCATAAACCaagaaaataacagtaaaaatgctttccttctctcctctttgATACTTTGGCAGCTGCCTCTCACTCCTCTGTCCCAACCCCAGCCCAGGAAAGACCCTGATGCTTGGAGTGTGGACCCACACGTGGACAGCACGAGggcaggctgagggaactgtTCTGGTCATGAGGCtgctgagacactggagcaggtttcccagagaagttttGGCTGCTGTATCCCTGGAATGTTCACGGTCAGATTGGCTGGAGCTTTGggtaacctggtctagtgaaagTTACTTGTCAGCCTCACATCTGTGACTGGAAAAATCCTGGAACAGATGCTCTGAGAAGCTAGGAGCAAGCCCAGTATATTGATACTTGGCTCCAGGACTGGTAAAATCAGGATTGTCAAAATTATGAAAGCTGggactctggaaaaaaattgtaaaagttGGACACCCAGTGGAAGCAGTCAATGTTATTAGAAGTACAAGTTTACAAGCTCTATGACGTGCAAGgtaaaataatgtgaaaatataaaaatcattcATTTCACATACTGGTAAATAAATAGATATGCTCCAGAATACcaaagtgttttggttttttttcttaaaaaaaatttactttataAAACCACATTCTTGCAGGTTTATCTAAAACTTCATTTaagtctgaagaaaaataagataccctgaaaggaggttgtagccaggtgggggttggtctcttttgccagacgactttcaacaagacaagagggcatggtcttaagttgtgccaggggaagtttagtttagatattagaaagaatttctttacagagagggtgatcaggcattggaatgggctgcccagggaagtagtggattctctgtgtctggagatatttaaaaagagactggatgtggcactcagtgccatggtctcgcaaccgcaacggtggttcaagggttggactcgatgatctctgaggtccgttgtagtgtaacaaggcaaccaggtgccactaattgccaggtagggggcatgagcttgtgtcaagcccccctgtgcctgattagggtgggcccccactgtgcatgagcaggaccagggggccaataaaaggtaagacctaagacacaggctcagctcacactggaactcacaatctcggcatgcttggctttaagtgctgctttcagcactgcactacctttattgctccactagagctcatcgccgtcagggtgaggctttgaggagtctcgaacccgtGGCATTTagcagtcccttccaacccagccaattctatgattctaattagATGTTTAATGtgggaataatttaaaaaaaaaacacaaccctgAACTAgtcagcttttcattttaaggGGACAGAAACATTTGCATAGCACCTACATTTtctatttctcaaaaaaaaataagaggtgTTTTCCTTTACAGGCAGATATAGGCCCAACGCTGTCTATAATGGGTATTTCTACAGCTGCTCCCAAACACTGGATTTTTCAGCCTGTCATTAGTTGGAGCAAATATAGTGTTAAGAAATGCAAATCCAGTTCAGTGTCTAGTAGGAATTTGCAGTATTTACTTTCTGTGGTACTTTAAATTACAAAGCATCCTCcacagataatttttctttgttcaaaaaggagaaacaaaagcctCAGTCTTTTAGTCATGGGTTACAGATAGACTCAGTGCATGGATCAGTCCCAGTGCAAAGGCAGCTcaaaggaaaatggaagagCAGATGGCTATTTGTAATAAATACAGACCCTTACAGGGAACACATTTTAAGAGATTTTGTTTTAACCTTTTCCACATAAAGATTTCACATGTTCAAAGTTATTTTAGAAGGAGTTTCATATAACAGAATATCTTTGATATATATTGCAATAATTAACATCAAGATAAATTAATGTAATGGTTTATGCTGTCAGTGTgaatagagggaaaaaagactGAGTAGTCACCAGGTATCACCAatggaagtttttaaaaattctttaagtatgtatatgtgtgtgcatggcACATAGACTTGCAATATCTAACAcaggaaaatgctgcaaaagTCATAAATTAAACCTGCTCTTAATACTAAGAATCCTGCCATATGGGGCATGTATGTATGTCCCCTTTATACTCTGTATATAAATGACCCTATTTTCCTATCATTTagtacaatattttttttatttgaaataaactGTTAATTTCAATCACAAGAAGAtatttttacacttttaaaatactaacaaaattaacaaagctgcaataattttctttttcatacatGTTTTACAGTAACCCACTGTAAGAGTTTTGTTTCTTAGATAAACTCCTTGGGTGTTTTGCTAATTCTTGTGCAGGGTCAGTTACCCAGTATTATCCCTTGAAACACGGGCAACTATTATCAGCATCCTGTTTAGCTGCAATAATGACATCACAGAATATGACAGCACAATTAATAGGTCGCTTTCATCACATTTTAGATCCCCCTTTGAGTGTTAACAAACCTTTATGGGATGTATGCAAGAGCATACAATTTGGTCTCCCTTTCAAACCACTTTCTGAAGTGTTCTTACCAAGATGGCCCAATTTTTGAGATCCAGATAAACCCAGTTTAAACAAAGGCAGACAAGAAGACATGAGGACTCTTTTAGAGACAAACGAGTGTGGCATTATGGAGACACAGCAAAAGTTAGAAAGAAAACTTTGGTTACACCAGCAGGCTTTGGACTAGGCCCTACATAGAAATAAATGGCTGAAAATGTCATAATGAAGAAATCTGTCCATAAAGCAAGGTCTTTAGGAGAGAAACAAATAGTATGAGGAGAGTTCCTACTGATGTAATGCAGCATAAGCAGTGAACATCCCAGTCTATCTGACCACTGAAATCCAGGACTAAGCGGTGCCAAGCAGGGCACCAGTTCTCTGGCAAGAAACCCCTCTGCTGTCATCCCCCAGCACCTTCTCCTGCCTGGCCTACACCCTGGAGTTCCTCCACAGCTGTAAATGGAgcttcatttgcttttgtttgttccCTTGTGACTACTGCTTTGACCGTGTATTCCTTTTTCTGGGGCTTAGGGCTCAATATAGTGCAAGTAGAATAAAAAAGTGTTCTTTTATGCAATGCAAACAGGTGAAAAGTTCCAATAACTGAAAGAGCCACAGGTGCCAGGTTTTGCCTTCAGGAGGAGCTCTTTCTTCAGTATTGGGAGAGCTTTATCTTAAAGGGCTTCAGTTCGGCAGTTTCTTTGCCAGCCTTCCATGCACATCTTTGCAGCATTGTCCTCTGGCTGGTGACAAGCAGACAGGGTGGGAAACGGCACACAGGGGAAAACATGCACTGTGACACAGCAGGATGACAGTGAGCATGTGATAGCTGCATTGCTTAGTGATAAACCCATCCGTAATAAACCTGTGGTGGGAGGTTCTCTTATATGGTGGCTGCTTGCGTGAATGCTAAAAGGGGCTCTCATCCTCCAGATCCAGGCAGAtataaatgaagaagaaaaagagaaaagaagattaTTTTCTGAGAAACAAGCATACCCGTGATGGATACTGTAAAAATGAGCCTAGTTACACTGGCATCATTTACACCACAGCCCTAGCATCACGCTCTGCTATACTTGTAAACCATGCTTTTCGCCCAGACCCCTGGCATCCACAAAATCCAAGGAAGAAAGCACACTGTTGTCAGGAAGCTTAAATTCATCATGTGGGTGGCAATATATCAGGGCTGAAAAccactgcagaggaaaaagatgaCTTCAGAAGTACGGCCTCTAGTGTGtaggtgctgagctctgcaagCACAATCCAAAGAGCCAACTGTTAGAAATGCTGTACTTTAAGTCATGATTCCCACTTGGAGAATACAGAAGGGTAAAAATCCCTTCACATGTTCTCCAGTATATTGTTCAGAAACCCATCCTGCACTTTCAAGTTCACCAACAACCTTGAACTCTGCGATGTGACACACACCCCCCCTGAGGATTATGCAACCAGAATTGAAGGCCACCCTACTTCCAAATGAGAACGCATACACAGGGATTTAGGACACTTAAATTCACAGACATTCACTTTATAGGTTTCACTAACTTAGCTTTCTGGAGTGTCTCCATATGGAAAAACCTGtttgaaatgagagaaaattacAGAtgggaagcaaaaaagaaaccagggagtttaaaacaaagaaactgtAGTAACATGGATTACTAAGAAGCTGAAAGCCATCTACCACCTGCAAGAAAGCATTTGAAGCGATACTAAATAGAAATTCATCCTCATTGACTTGTGCTATATAGTCCAAAAGACAGAAGAACCAGAACTCTTGAAAAgagggctttaaaaaaaaaaaaaaaaaaaaaaaggaaaaaaaatagaaaaaagaaatccaacaAAGATTCTTGTCATGGTGTCACTGAATTCAGTATTGAGAATCCACAATAGTTAAAGAGCAGTATTCTACAATCAGCCTGTTATGATGATGTTACAAACCTTGTAAGAGTAAACATCACTTTTATAGCCCTACTTTAAACCAGAAGCTAGAATTAACAGTATGCAGCATTCTTGTAATTTCAGGTTGCATTATGTGACACTGAATCTCCCTATAAATACAGTTAGGAATTAAACTCCCACTTAGGAAAACTCAGTGAACCTGATTTATTTGCTGAGCAACCTTTCAGGTCCTGACACTTGCACAGGACCCTTGTGTTTGTTCTGAACTATCCTCATAAATTAATATGCATGAAGCtttgtctgtttgcttttataaaCTTCAAATCACAGCTTCACTGCCATTAAAAGTATAATAATACTTAcctgctgctcctgagctgctgtAAGGCTTTCCTGACTGCAGCACCAGTGTGAAGTGTTTCTGTTTGGGGATGTTTAAGGCCAATACATTTCCTCACCTAATTACACAGTGGCCACAAGTTGGAAGATGCTACAGTAAGCATAAAAGTATCAACAGAAAGCTCCTCTCTCCCTCGAAGGGAAACGATCCCACTTTGGTGAGACAGGGCTGTCCGTGTCTAACAGAGCATTGATTTTACATGGCACACACTATTCTGCCAGTAATGAAATTCCTGGTTGGAATAAAAGCCTTCTGTCAATCCAGGCACATGGCACTAAAAGTTAGTAATTTTGCCCAGAAA encodes:
- the RIC3 gene encoding protein RIC-3 isoform X2, producing MAFSRCYRVAIISCLVLCVSLLLPRTFLSRGGGRQEPAPPEGKLGRFPPRMNYQAIPDSQGAPHFPRSHLAEAAAKAKAGGGGGSAGGTGRSLVGQIIPIYGFGIFLYILYILFKLTSKGKTTAGERKNPTAAPGNMKRKITDYELTQLQEKLRETEEAMEKLIDRVGLSCDRTQNVTTDQEQRLLHQLREITRVMKEGKFVDDISPEKEAEEAPYMEDWDGYSEETYPVYNSDCFKRKWDTILVDYPDLSQPSPEELAERLEGLEDEEQLCEETLLADLTIGHDLMQKNNEVTGSSEDERDLQHSHHLEECCCYYEDEDPAVIAENAGFCCESCSEAEAEAEESTQEDLCVESENENAAVEEQKGDDLDETVTLRKRNTKGLEY
- the RIC3 gene encoding protein RIC-3 isoform X3, with amino-acid sequence MNYQAIPDSQGAPHFPRSHLAEAAAKAKAGGGGGSAGGTGRSLVGQIIPIYGFGIFLYILYILFKLTSKGKTTAGERKNPTAAPGNMKRKITDYELTQLQEKLRETEEAMEKLIDRVGLSCDSRTQNVTTDQEQRLLHQLREITRVMKEGKFVDDISPEKEAEEAPYMEDWDGYSEETYPVYNSDCFKRKWDTILVDYPDLSQPSPEELAERLEGLEDEEQLCEETLLADLTIGHDLMQKNNEVTGSSEDERDLQHSHHLEECCCYYEDEDPAVIAENAGFCCESCSEAEAEAEESTQEDLCVESENENAAVEEQKGDDLDETVTLRKRNTKGLEY
- the RIC3 gene encoding protein RIC-3 isoform X1 → MAFSRCYRVAIISCLVLCVSLLLPRTFLSRGGGRQEPAPPEGKLGRFPPRMNYQAIPDSQGAPHFPRSHLAEAAAKAKAGGGGGSAGGTGRSLVGQIIPIYGFGIFLYILYILFKLTSKGKTTAGERKNPTAAPGNMKRKITDYELTQLQEKLRETEEAMEKLIDRVGLSCDSRTQNVTTDQEQRLLHQLREITRVMKEGKFVDDISPEKEAEEAPYMEDWDGYSEETYPVYNSDCFKRKWDTILVDYPDLSQPSPEELAERLEGLEDEEQLCEETLLADLTIGHDLMQKNNEVTGSSEDERDLQHSHHLEECCCYYEDEDPAVIAENAGFCCESCSEAEAEAEESTQEDLCVESENENAAVEEQKGDDLDETVTLRKRNTKGLEY